A window of Metabacillus sp. B2-18 contains these coding sequences:
- a CDS encoding glycerol-3-phosphate dehydrogenase/oxidase, with protein sequence MTQFSSINRSKYLEEMEANSLDLLVIGGGITGTGIALDAQVRGLKTGLIEMQDFAAGTSSRSTKLVHGGLRYLKQFEVKLVAEVGKERAIVYENAPHVTTPVWMMLPIIENGTFGKFSTSIGLKVYDYLAGVKKVERRKMLNKTNSIEREPLLREQGLKGSGVYVEYRTDDARLTLEVMKEAVNRGVLAANYTKAEEFIYNKGKVVGVHIQDLLTGEKRKIYAKKIVNAAGPWVDTLREKDKSKKGKYLHLTKGVHLVIDSSRFPLKEAVYFDTPFKDGRMMFAIPRDNKAYVGTTDTNYKGSISHPRMTVEDRDYILKATNYMFPNLNLTTNDVESSWVGLRPLIHEEGKDPSEISRKDEIFVSPSGLVTIAGGKLTGYRKMAEGVVNLVLEELRGKNYPACTTDQIVLSGGDVGGSNQYPTFVKEQVQKGINLGLTEEEATKLVKRYGSNISALYEVIKHSGHEAEAAGLSLEVYASLIYGIEQEMVGTLCDFFIRRTSALFFDINWVIKWKEPVTKYMATIFSWSLEEEQRFRDELEKHIYDATVPVEYDEDEHPHAKSV encoded by the coding sequence ATGACACAGTTTTCTAGCATAAATCGTTCAAAATATTTAGAAGAAATGGAAGCAAACTCTTTGGATCTACTAGTTATCGGTGGGGGAATTACAGGAACAGGAATTGCTTTAGATGCCCAGGTTCGTGGTTTAAAAACAGGGTTGATTGAGATGCAGGATTTTGCTGCAGGGACTTCTAGCCGATCTACTAAACTAGTACATGGAGGCTTGCGCTATTTAAAGCAATTTGAGGTAAAGCTTGTAGCAGAGGTTGGGAAAGAGCGGGCAATTGTCTATGAAAATGCCCCTCATGTCACAACACCTGTTTGGATGATGTTGCCGATCATTGAAAATGGAACATTCGGTAAGTTTTCCACTTCTATAGGCCTAAAAGTTTACGATTATTTAGCCGGAGTTAAGAAGGTTGAAAGAAGGAAAATGCTGAACAAAACAAATTCAATCGAACGCGAGCCTCTCTTACGTGAACAGGGTTTAAAGGGATCCGGAGTGTATGTTGAGTATCGAACAGATGATGCGCGACTAACATTAGAAGTAATGAAAGAAGCGGTAAACAGAGGGGTTTTGGCTGCAAATTATACAAAAGCAGAAGAATTTATTTATAACAAAGGAAAAGTTGTTGGAGTTCACATTCAGGATTTACTAACTGGTGAAAAGCGGAAGATTTACGCAAAGAAAATCGTAAATGCTGCAGGTCCATGGGTTGATACGTTAAGAGAAAAAGACAAATCAAAGAAAGGGAAATATTTACACTTAACAAAAGGTGTTCATCTTGTTATTGATTCGTCACGTTTTCCTCTAAAAGAAGCAGTGTATTTTGACACCCCTTTTAAAGACGGTAGAATGATGTTTGCTATACCACGTGATAACAAAGCGTATGTAGGCACAACTGATACAAATTACAAAGGCTCAATTAGCCACCCAAGAATGACAGTAGAGGACAGAGATTATATTCTAAAAGCTACTAATTATATGTTTCCCAATCTAAACTTAACAACGAATGATGTTGAGTCAAGCTGGGTAGGCTTACGTCCACTTATTCACGAAGAAGGAAAAGATCCTTCAGAGATTTCTAGAAAAGATGAAATCTTTGTCTCACCATCTGGCTTAGTGACAATTGCTGGAGGGAAGCTAACAGGTTATCGTAAAATGGCGGAAGGTGTTGTAAACCTTGTATTAGAAGAACTAAGAGGAAAAAATTACCCTGCATGTACCACAGACCAGATTGTTCTTTCGGGTGGAGATGTTGGTGGTTCTAATCAGTATCCTACTTTCGTGAAAGAACAGGTTCAAAAAGGGATAAATTTAGGTTTAACAGAGGAAGAAGCAACGAAGCTAGTAAAACGATATGGATCAAACATTTCTGCCCTCTATGAAGTAATCAAACATAGTGGACATGAAGCGGAGGCTGCTGGACTTTCGTTAGAAGTATATGCATCCCTTATTTATGGAATTGAACAAGAAATGGTAGGAACACTATGTGATTTCTTCATTAGAAGAACTAGTGCCCTTTTCTTTGATATAAATTGGGTGATCAAGTGGAAAGAACCGGTTACAAAGTACATGGCAACTATTTTCTCTTGGTCGCTTGAAGAAGAACAACGTTTCCGCGATGAGTTAGAAAAGCACATATATGATGCAACTGTTCCTGTAGAATATGATGAAGATGAACACCCACATGCTAAAAGTGTATAG
- a CDS encoding glycerol-3-phosphate responsive antiterminator → MMFENQQVLPATKSMKDFEQVLSNRNVEFIVMLEVHIAQLDNIMKLAKTYHKKILLHADLIQGLKNDEYSAEFLCQKIKPDGVISTRASVLKTAKKNGILSIQRLFLLDTLAIDTSYSLAQKVQPDFIEVLPGCVPHLIQKVSQETNIPVIAGGLITSHDEVTSVLKAGAHAVTTSRKELWRI, encoded by the coding sequence CTGATGTTTGAAAATCAACAGGTGTTACCCGCGACTAAATCAATGAAGGACTTTGAGCAGGTCCTTTCTAATAGAAATGTAGAGTTTATCGTTATGCTAGAAGTGCATATTGCTCAATTAGATAATATTATGAAGCTAGCTAAGACATATCATAAAAAAATCCTCTTACATGCAGACTTAATTCAAGGTTTAAAAAACGATGAGTACTCAGCAGAATTTTTGTGTCAAAAAATAAAGCCTGATGGAGTTATTTCAACAAGAGCAAGTGTATTAAAGACAGCCAAGAAAAATGGTATTTTATCGATTCAGCGGCTATTTTTGCTTGATACGTTGGCAATTGATACAAGTTACAGCTTAGCGCAAAAGGTTCAGCCTGACTTTATAGAAGTTCTACCAGGCTGTGTACCACATTTGATTCAAAAAGTAAGTCAGGAAACAAATATTCCTGTAATAGCAGGCGGTTTAATAACAAGTCATGATGAAGTAACTAGTGTGTTAAAAGCGGGGGCACATGCTGTAACAACGTCCCGAAAGGAATTGTGGAGGATATGA